A single Flavobacterium sp. 1 DNA region contains:
- the murD gene encoding UDP-N-acetylmuramoyl-L-alanine--D-glutamate ligase yields the protein MRLVILGGGESGVGTAILGKKQGYDVFVSDFGKIKDSYKEVLIINEIPWEEEKHTEELVLNADVVMKSPGIPDKSPIVKQLKGKGVSVISEIEFAAAFTNAVCIGITGSNGKTTTTMLTYHVLKAAGLNVGLAGNVGKSFAWQVADNNYDFYVIELSSFQLDGILEFKPHIAIITNISPDHLDRYDYKYQNYIDSKFRITMNQTEEDFLIYDANDEAILEWLKNNTVKAKLIPFSLTDEYSEGAYIKNNTMEVKINQEEFAMDTEHISLEGKHNLKNAMAASSVANILKIRKTTIRESMSNFQGVEHRLEKVLKIQNVQYINDSKATNVNSVFFALESMNTPTVWIVGGVDKGNDYHELMSLVREKVKAIICLGIDNKKIIDAFGNVVDIMVEVNSMNEAVKMAQRLSEKGDTVLLSPACASFDLFESYEDRGRQFKQAVKNL from the coding sequence ATGAGGCTAGTGATATTAGGAGGAGGAGAAAGCGGTGTGGGTACTGCAATCCTCGGAAAAAAACAAGGCTATGATGTTTTTGTTTCCGATTTTGGAAAGATAAAAGATAGCTACAAGGAGGTGTTGATTATTAATGAAATCCCTTGGGAAGAAGAAAAGCATACTGAGGAATTGGTTTTGAATGCCGACGTAGTGATGAAGAGTCCCGGTATTCCTGACAAATCACCCATCGTAAAGCAATTAAAGGGCAAAGGTGTTTCTGTAATCTCTGAAATCGAATTTGCTGCAGCTTTTACAAATGCAGTCTGCATCGGTATAACAGGTAGTAACGGTAAAACGACCACTACTATGCTAACCTATCATGTGTTGAAAGCGGCAGGATTAAATGTTGGGCTGGCTGGGAATGTAGGTAAGAGTTTTGCTTGGCAGGTAGCAGATAACAATTATGATTTCTATGTTATCGAGTTAAGCAGTTTTCAGCTCGATGGAATTTTGGAGTTTAAACCGCATATTGCCATAATAACAAATATAAGTCCAGATCATTTGGATCGTTACGATTATAAATATCAAAATTATATTGATTCAAAGTTTAGAATTACAATGAATCAAACCGAGGAAGATTTCCTTATTTATGATGCAAATGACGAGGCAATTTTAGAATGGTTAAAAAATAATACAGTAAAAGCTAAATTAATTCCTTTTTCATTGACCGATGAATATAGCGAAGGAGCATATATAAAAAATAACACAATGGAAGTTAAGATCAATCAAGAAGAGTTTGCAATGGATACAGAGCACATTTCATTAGAAGGAAAACATAATTTGAAAAATGCTATGGCAGCAAGTTCGGTGGCTAATATCTTGAAAATTAGAAAGACTACTATTCGTGAAAGCATGTCTAATTTTCAAGGTGTTGAGCATCGCTTGGAAAAAGTTCTTAAAATTCAAAATGTACAGTACATCAATGATTCCAAAGCTACTAATGTTAATTCCGTTTTTTTCGCTTTAGAGAGTATGAATACGCCTACTGTCTGGATTGTGGGAGGTGTTGATAAAGGGAATGACTATCATGAATTAATGTCGCTTGTTCGTGAGAAAGTAAAAGCTATTATCTGTTTAGGAATTGATAACAAAAAAATTATTGATGCTTTTGGAAATGTAGTTGATATTATGGTTGAAGTAAACAGTATGAACGAAGCGGTTAAAATGGCGCAGCGTTTATCTGAAAAAGGGGATACTGTCTTATTGTCGCCAGCATGTGCGAGTTTTGATTTGTTCGAAAGTTATGAAGACAGAGGAAGACAATTTAAACAAGCTGTTAAAAATTTATAA
- the mraY gene encoding phospho-N-acetylmuramoyl-pentapeptide-transferase, with protein sequence MLYYLFQYLDKVMDVPGTGVFQYITFRSSLALLLSLLLSTIYGKRIISFLSRQQVGETVRELGLAGQNEKAGTPTMGGIIIIFATLVPVVLFAKLHNIYIVLLIVTTLWMGIIGFIDDYIKIFKKDKQGLKGIFKVFGQVGLGVIVGSVLYFSPAVTVRTDTGKSDIFKTTATENVIKQAPVEEKSTATTIPFFKNNEFDYAEVLAWTGEGYEKWAWLIFIPVVIFIITAVSNGANLTDGIDGLAAGTSAVSVFALMIFTFVSGNIIFSNYLNIMYIPNSGEMTVFIASFLGALIGFLWYNSYPASVFMGDTGSLTIGGIIAVLAIAVRKEMLIPLFCGIFLVENFSVVLQVSYFKYTKKRYGEGRRIFLMAPLHHHYQKKGYHESKIVTRFWVVAIMLAILSIVTLKLR encoded by the coding sequence ATGCTATACTACTTATTTCAATATTTAGACAAAGTAATGGATGTTCCTGGTACTGGGGTTTTTCAATATATCACTTTTAGATCCTCTTTGGCATTATTGTTATCGTTGTTACTGTCTACTATTTATGGAAAACGTATAATCAGTTTTTTAAGCAGACAGCAAGTTGGTGAAACAGTACGCGAACTTGGATTGGCAGGACAAAATGAAAAAGCGGGTACGCCTACAATGGGAGGTATCATTATCATTTTTGCTACTCTTGTTCCGGTTGTACTTTTTGCAAAACTGCATAACATCTATATTGTTTTATTAATAGTTACTACCTTGTGGATGGGAATTATTGGTTTTATTGATGATTATATTAAAATATTCAAGAAAGACAAACAAGGTCTTAAAGGTATTTTTAAGGTTTTTGGTCAGGTAGGTTTAGGAGTAATCGTTGGTTCTGTGCTTTATTTTAGCCCGGCAGTTACTGTTAGAACGGATACAGGCAAAAGTGATATTTTTAAAACAACTGCAACTGAAAATGTAATTAAACAAGCTCCTGTTGAAGAGAAATCTACGGCTACAACTATTCCTTTTTTCAAAAATAACGAGTTTGATTATGCCGAAGTATTAGCATGGACAGGTGAAGGTTATGAAAAATGGGCGTGGCTAATTTTTATACCAGTTGTGATTTTCATTATTACCGCAGTTTCTAATGGAGCTAATCTAACCGATGGTATTGATGGCTTGGCAGCGGGAACTTCTGCAGTGTCCGTTTTTGCTCTTATGATTTTTACGTTTGTGTCAGGGAATATTATTTTTTCCAACTATCTTAATATAATGTATATACCCAATTCTGGAGAAATGACCGTATTTATAGCTTCTTTTCTTGGAGCATTAATTGGTTTTCTTTGGTACAACTCCTATCCGGCTTCTGTTTTTATGGGAGATACAGGGAGTTTAACCATCGGAGGAATTATTGCGGTTCTGGCTATTGCAGTACGTAAAGAAATGCTTATTCCTTTGTTTTGCGGTATCTTTTTGGTTGAAAACTTCTCAGTTGTTTTACAGGTAAGTTATTTTAAATATACGAAAAAACGTTATGGTGAAGGACGCAGAATCTTTTTAATGGCGCCGCTTCATCATCATTATCAAAAGAAAGGATATCATGAAAGTAAGATAGTCACACGATTTTGGGTTGTTGCAATTATGTTAGCCATTTTGTCTATTGTCACACTGAAATTGAGATAA
- a CDS encoding UDP-N-acetylmuramoyl-L-alanyl-D-glutamate--2,6-diaminopimelate ligase produces MSILKDILYKVAIESVTGSTEITVNQLHFDSRKIEENDVFVAIRGTISDGHDFIEKAIGLGATAVICDTLPENLMNGVTYVCVKDTNAALAFMAANFYDNPSRKLELIGITGTNGKTTIASLLYQLFKKAGFKVGLLSTVKILVDDAEHKATHTTPDSITINYFLNEMIEAGVEYCFMEVSSHGIHQKRTEALHFRGGIFTNLSHDHLDYHPTFAEYRDVKKSFFDHLPNTAFALTNSDDKNGPVMLQNTSARKLTYALKTYADYKAQILENQLSGLLLKVNGNEVWVKLIGTFNAYNLLAIYGTAVELGLDSFEVLRLMSELESVSGRFQYIVSNTNITAIVDYAHTPDALENVLNTINDVRTKNEQLITVVGCGGNRDTAKRPVMANIATELSDKVILTSDNPRNEEPETIIKEMEKGVQAQNFKKVLSITDRFQAIKTACQLAQPNDIILIAGKGHETYQEIKGVRHDFDDMKNVKEILDQLLK; encoded by the coding sequence ATGAGTATATTAAAAGACATATTATATAAAGTGGCAATAGAATCTGTAACGGGTTCTACTGAAATTACTGTAAATCAGCTGCATTTTGATTCAAGAAAAATTGAAGAAAATGATGTATTTGTAGCGATTCGCGGTACTATTTCGGATGGTCATGATTTTATTGAAAAAGCGATTGGACTCGGAGCAACAGCAGTTATCTGTGACACGCTCCCAGAAAATCTGATGAATGGGGTAACCTATGTTTGTGTAAAAGATACAAATGCAGCATTGGCTTTTATGGCAGCCAATTTTTATGATAATCCTTCGCGAAAGCTTGAATTAATTGGTATTACAGGGACAAATGGTAAAACTACTATTGCTTCGCTGTTGTATCAGCTGTTCAAAAAAGCGGGTTTTAAAGTAGGATTGCTGTCTACTGTGAAAATTTTAGTAGATGATGCAGAACACAAAGCTACTCATACAACACCAGATTCTATTACGATCAATTATTTTCTTAATGAAATGATAGAGGCAGGAGTTGAATATTGTTTTATGGAAGTGAGCTCCCATGGTATTCATCAAAAACGTACTGAAGCATTGCATTTTAGAGGCGGAATATTTACGAATCTTTCTCATGATCATTTAGATTATCATCCAACGTTTGCCGAATACAGAGATGTTAAGAAATCTTTTTTTGATCATTTGCCCAATACTGCTTTTGCTTTGACCAACAGTGACGACAAAAATGGTCCGGTAATGCTTCAAAACACTTCCGCCCGAAAATTGACATACGCCTTAAAAACATACGCTGATTATAAAGCTCAGATTCTAGAAAATCAATTGTCTGGTTTATTGTTAAAAGTAAATGGCAATGAAGTTTGGGTGAAATTGATAGGAACTTTCAATGCTTATAATCTTTTGGCAATATACGGAACAGCTGTTGAGCTTGGTTTAGACAGTTTTGAAGTTCTTAGACTGATGTCTGAATTAGAAAGTGTTTCTGGACGATTCCAATATATTGTTTCCAACACTAATATAACGGCTATAGTGGATTATGCCCATACGCCAGATGCACTAGAAAATGTTTTGAATACGATTAATGATGTTCGTACTAAAAATGAACAATTAATTACTGTAGTAGGTTGCGGAGGTAATAGAGATACTGCAAAACGCCCAGTTATGGCTAATATCGCAACTGAATTGAGTGATAAAGTAATCTTGACTTCTGATAATCCTAGAAATGAAGAGCCAGAAACGATTATTAAAGAAATGGAAAAAGGGGTTCAGGCTCAAAATTTCAAGAAAGTTTTGTCAATTACCGATAGATTTCAAGCAATTAAAACAGCTTGTCAATTGGCACAGCCAAACGATATTATATTGATTGCTGGTAAAGGGCATGAAACTTATCAGGAAATCAAAGGGGTACGTCATGATTTTGATGACATGAAGAATGTAAAAGAAATTTTAGATCAACTATTAAAATAA
- a CDS encoding penicillin-binding protein 2, whose product MAVEDKYISYRTYLVAFFIFLMAIAIAVKLTNIQWVDGDHYRELAKERTVKNFVIPANKGNIYSADGSLLATSIPSYAIRFDAVAPKNEAFEKNVKLLSDSLGMLLKKSSSTIQNELRKARVHKNRYYLIAKGLSFTQYMKIKGFPLFNLGAYKGGIIVEQKTIREYPIGQIAKRSIGYERKMPEGYSDGKGIEWAYSKYLNGKDGKILKQKIAKGQWKPIRDVNEVEPQDGYDVISTIDVYIQDIAHHALLKQLEEYEADHGCVVVMETKTGQVKAISNLGRGNDGIYYETTNYAYAESHEPGSTFKLVDLIAILEDKVADTSTVYDSHGGIITYSGRKVRDSHEGGYGKVSLARGFELSSNTVMVQAVYNNYKNDPTRFVNHVNSFGLNKKLGLAFRGEGVPFIPQPSDKNWSNISLPWMAFGYGVSVTPLQTLTFYNAVANNGVMVKPMLVTEIKAWDKTIKKYNTEVMNPKICSDETLNKVRAVLANVVKKGTGSKLYSKDFSMAGKTGTAAVNYAQNGGMDKYYASSFVGYFPADNPKYSCIVVVHKPNTSGNNYYGADVAGPVFKRIAQKIFTDTPSTNVIKKLDSPNPKQESNYNAYYAKAQKKQNVIPNVRGMAGMDAVALLGNLGLKVKVVGVGKVKKQSLQAGQNIVKNSSILLELS is encoded by the coding sequence ATGGCAGTAGAAGATAAATATATATCCTATAGAACCTATCTGGTTGCCTTTTTCATCTTTTTGATGGCAATTGCTATTGCTGTAAAGTTAACTAATATTCAATGGGTTGATGGCGATCATTACAGAGAGTTAGCTAAAGAAAGAACGGTGAAGAATTTTGTTATTCCTGCTAATAAAGGAAACATCTATTCAGCAGACGGGAGTCTTTTGGCGACTTCAATTCCCAGCTACGCTATCCGTTTTGATGCAGTTGCGCCAAAAAATGAAGCATTTGAAAAAAATGTAAAACTGCTGTCGGATTCATTAGGGATGCTACTTAAAAAATCCAGCAGTACCATTCAAAATGAATTAAGAAAAGCCAGAGTACATAAAAACAGGTATTATTTGATAGCCAAAGGATTGAGTTTTACCCAATATATGAAAATAAAAGGGTTTCCATTATTTAATTTGGGAGCATACAAAGGCGGTATTATTGTTGAACAAAAAACGATTAGAGAATATCCAATTGGGCAGATAGCAAAACGCAGTATTGGTTATGAAAGAAAAATGCCCGAAGGATATTCAGATGGAAAAGGAATTGAGTGGGCGTATAGCAAATATCTTAACGGAAAAGACGGAAAAATATTAAAGCAAAAAATAGCAAAAGGGCAATGGAAGCCCATTCGTGATGTAAACGAAGTGGAGCCTCAAGACGGTTATGATGTAATTTCAACCATAGATGTTTATATACAAGATATTGCACACCATGCTTTATTAAAACAACTGGAAGAATATGAGGCAGATCATGGTTGTGTTGTAGTTATGGAAACTAAAACAGGTCAAGTTAAAGCAATTTCCAATTTAGGAAGAGGTAATGACGGTATTTATTACGAGACTACAAATTATGCTTATGCTGAGTCACATGAACCGGGTTCGACTTTTAAATTGGTCGATTTAATTGCAATATTAGAAGATAAAGTAGCGGATACGAGTACGGTTTACGATAGTCATGGAGGCATAATTACCTATTCTGGCCGCAAGGTGAGAGATTCTCATGAAGGAGGTTATGGTAAAGTATCTTTAGCTCGCGGTTTTGAACTTTCTTCAAATACTGTAATGGTACAGGCGGTATATAATAATTATAAAAATGATCCGACAAGATTTGTAAATCATGTGAATTCATTTGGATTAAATAAAAAATTAGGATTGGCTTTTAGAGGTGAAGGAGTGCCTTTTATACCACAGCCAAGTGATAAAAATTGGTCTAATATTTCGCTTCCGTGGATGGCATTTGGATATGGAGTTTCGGTTACGCCATTGCAAACATTGACATTTTATAATGCGGTTGCAAATAATGGTGTTATGGTAAAACCAATGTTGGTAACAGAGATTAAGGCATGGGACAAAACCATAAAAAAATACAATACTGAGGTAATGAATCCAAAGATTTGTTCAGATGAAACATTAAATAAAGTTCGGGCTGTTCTTGCAAATGTGGTAAAAAAAGGTACGGGATCTAAATTGTATTCTAAGGATTTTTCTATGGCTGGAAAAACGGGTACTGCGGCAGTGAATTATGCTCAAAATGGAGGAATGGATAAGTATTACGCATCTTCATTTGTTGGCTATTTTCCAGCTGATAATCCTAAGTATTCTTGTATTGTAGTGGTTCATAAGCCTAATACTTCTGGGAATAACTATTATGGAGCTGATGTTGCCGGGCCAGTCTTTAAAAGGATTGCTCAAAAAATATTTACAGATACGCCTTCAACTAATGTGATTAAGAAATTGGACAGTCCGAATCCAAAACAAGAAAGTAATTATAATGCTTACTATGCAAAGGCTCAAAAAAAGCAAAATGTGATTCCAAATGTAAGAGGTATGGCTGGAATGGATGCAGTTGCTTTATTAGGGAATCTAGGTTTGAAAGTTAAAGTTGTCGGAGTTGGAAAAGTTAAAAAACAATCTCTTCAGGCGGGTCAGAATATTGTAAAAAATTCATCAATTCTATTGGAATTATCATGA
- a CDS encoding FtsL-like putative cell division protein, translated as MKGGIYNILKAQFLIDDNAVKNWRFIVFVILLAIIMIANTQRYEQKVFKIVELTNKVKELRSEFVDRRSELMKLKMESTVSAKMEERQIFPSTVPPVKIEVKEPEEKNFLEKLWQ; from the coding sequence ATGAAAGGTGGAATCTATAACATATTAAAAGCACAGTTTCTTATAGATGATAATGCAGTCAAAAATTGGCGCTTTATTGTCTTTGTGATTTTACTTGCTATAATAATGATTGCCAATACACAGCGTTACGAACAAAAAGTATTTAAGATTGTTGAATTGACCAATAAGGTAAAAGAACTGCGCTCTGAATTTGTAGACAGACGTTCGGAGCTGATGAAGCTTAAAATGGAATCTACGGTTTCGGCAAAAATGGAAGAAAGACAAATTTTTCCATCAACAGTTCCTCCTGTAAAAATTGAAGTTAAAGAACCTGAAGAGAAAAATTTCTTAGAAAAGTTATGGCAGTAG